CAAGCGCTTCATGGGCCGCAGATACGAGGAGGTTTCCCAGGAGACCCAGCTGGTCCCCTACGAGGTGATGAAGGCGGAGAACGGCGACGCACGCTTCCGCCTCGGCGGCAACATCTACTCCCCGCCCGAGATCGGCGCGAGCGTTCTGCAGAAGCTCAAGCAGGCCGCCGAGGATTATCTTGGCGAGAAAGTCGAGGACGCCGTCGTCACCGTGCCGGCCTACTTCAACGACAGTCAGCGCCAGGCCACCAAGGACGCGGGCCGCATCGCGGGCCTGAACGTCCTGCGCATCATCAACGAGCCGACGGCGGCCGCGCTCGCCTACGGTCTCGACAAGAAAAAGGACGAGACCATCGCCGTCTACGACTTCGGCGGCGGCACGTTCGACATCTCGATTCTCGAGGTGGGGGACAACGTGGTCGAGGTGAAGGCCACCAATGGCGACACCCATCTCGGCGGCGACAATATCGATCAGCGGATCATCGAATGGCTGATCGATGCGTTCAAGAAAGACCAGGGAATCGATCTTTCCAAGGACGCGATGGCGCTTCAGCGGCTTCGTGAAGAGGGGGAGAAGGCGAAGATCGAGCTCTCGAGCTCGATGGAGACGGCCATCAACCTTCCCTTCATCACGGCGGACGCCTCGGGCCCGAAGCACCTGAATCTCAAGCTCTCCCGCTCAAAGCTCGAGCAGCTCACGCGCGATCTGATCGAAAAGACGCTCGAGCCCTGCAGACGGGCCATCGAGGACGCGAAGATTAAGCCGGGCGAGGTGGATCAGGTCGTCCTCGTGGGCGGCTCCACGCGGATGCCGCTTGTCCTGGAGGTGGTGAAAAAATTCTTTGGCATGGAGCCTCACAAGGGCGTGAATCCGGACGAGGTGGTGGCGATCGGCGCCGCGGTGCAGGGCGGCATCCTTGCCGGGGACGTGAAGGACGTCCTTCTTCTCGATGTGACGCCGCTCTCCCTCGGCATTGAAACCCTTGGCGGGGTGGCGACGAAGCTCATCGAGCGGAACACCACGATCCCGGTGAAAAAGAGCGAAATTTTCTCGACCGCGGCCGACAACCAAACCTCCGTCGAGGTGCACGTCTTTCAGGGCGAGCGCGAGATGGCCAGGGACAACCGCACGCTGGGCCGGTTCCACCTGGTCGGCATCCCGGCCGCCCCGCGCGGCCTTCCACAGGTCGAGGTGACCTTCGACATCGACGCCAACGGCATCGTCAACGTTTCGGCGAAGGACTTGGGGACTGGCAAGGAGCAGGTCATCACCATCACCAGCTCAAGCGGGCTGGGCGAGGATGAGATCAACGAGATGGTCACCGACGCCAAGGAACACGCCGAGGAGGACAAGAAGCGGCGCGAGAAGGTCGAGGTGCGCAACCAGGCCGACTCGCTGGCCTACAGCACGGAGAAGACCCTCAAGGAAAACGAGGACAAGGTTTCCGAAGAGGCGAAAAAAGAGATCGAAGAGGCCATCGCCGGTCTCCGGAGCGTTCTTGCGAACGATGATTTCGACCTGGACGAACTCAAAGCCGCGCAGGGGCGGCTCGAGACGGCTTCTCACAAGCTGGCGCAGACGATGTACGAGCAGGCCCAGCAGTCGGGGGCCGCAGGCGGGGCCGCCGCAGACGCGGGTGATGGGGAGAATGGTCAAGATACAGCTTCCGCGAACGGCGATGTCGTGGATGCGGAATTCGAGGAAGTGGACAAAGAGAAAAAATAACGGGGGCATTCACCCTCGCCCGGTACCGGATGAGTCACGATGGCAAAAAAAGATTATTACGAAATTCTCGGGGTGGATCGAAAAGCCTCGGCCGATGAAGTGAAGCGCGTCTACAAGAAGCTTGCGCGGAAGTTTCACCCCGACCTCAATCCCGGCGACAAGAAGGCCGAGGAGAAGTTCAAGGAAATCAGCGAGGCCTACGCGGTTCTCTCCGACAAGGAAAAGCGCAGACGCTTTGACACGATGGGCCATGCCGCCTTCTCCGGCGGAAGCCCGTGGGGCGATCGGAGCGCGCCGCCCACGGTGGATGAGATCCTCCG
The nucleotide sequence above comes from bacterium. Encoded proteins:
- the dnaK gene encoding molecular chaperone DnaK; protein product: MGKKVIGIDLGTTNSVVAVMEGGQPTVIPNQEGNRTTPSVVAYTQDGEKLVGLVAKRQAVTNPTNTVYSSKRFMGRRYEEVSQETQLVPYEVMKAENGDARFRLGGNIYSPPEIGASVLQKLKQAAEDYLGEKVEDAVVTVPAYFNDSQRQATKDAGRIAGLNVLRIINEPTAAALAYGLDKKKDETIAVYDFGGGTFDISILEVGDNVVEVKATNGDTHLGGDNIDQRIIEWLIDAFKKDQGIDLSKDAMALQRLREEGEKAKIELSSSMETAINLPFITADASGPKHLNLKLSRSKLEQLTRDLIEKTLEPCRRAIEDAKIKPGEVDQVVLVGGSTRMPLVLEVVKKFFGMEPHKGVNPDEVVAIGAAVQGGILAGDVKDVLLLDVTPLSLGIETLGGVATKLIERNTTIPVKKSEIFSTAADNQTSVEVHVFQGEREMARDNRTLGRFHLVGIPAAPRGLPQVEVTFDIDANGIVNVSAKDLGTGKEQVITITSSSGLGEDEINEMVTDAKEHAEEDKKRREKVEVRNQADSLAYSTEKTLKENEDKVSEEAKKEIEEAIAGLRSVLANDDFDLDELKAAQGRLETASHKLAQTMYEQAQQSGAAGGAAADAGDGENGQDTASANGDVVDAEFEEVDKEKK